Sequence from the Terriglobales bacterium genome:
GAGGCGTGGATGAGCTTGCGCGGGTTATAGAGCGCGGCCAGGCGGTCGAGGCGGTCGTCGGGCACCTTGGCCACGCCGATGTGCGCCTCCCGCGGATTGTGATGCGCGGCGTCCACCTGCACCTTGGTCAGGATGGTGAACAGCGACGTCTTGCCCACCTGCGGCAGGCCGATGATTCCGGTCTTCATAAAGTGAATGGCTGCCCTACAGGACGAAAGGAGAGTAGCAGGGCAAGCAAATTAGTCTTTCACGACAAACGACGGGGGTCAAAAGGCAACCGTGGACTAAACAGAGCTCACAATTGTGGATAGGATGGCCCCAGCTAGCGCACTTGTGTGATGCCTGTTGCAACAGGAGCACCACACTCTTCGCAATACTTTGCGAGCGGTGCCATGCGGTGTCCATTCAGGCAGCGCCTACTCTCGTCGAGTTTGTCGGCACGGGTTGCTGAATAAAGCACTGATACAGAGATTGAATAGAACAGCAGCATGACGGCAGACATCGATCTCGCCGCGTTGGCGGGGGCTTCCATTCCACCACCGAAGACTATGGGCAGGGCAAAGCCGCCCACCCACGCGTAGCCCACGATCACCCACTGCAATCGGCGCATCCATTGTGGACACCCACGGAGCGCAGCACGCCACACGTCTTTCTGTTTGAAGTCCCTCGTTAAGCGGATCATTACGAGAACTGTGGGAAGCCAAACGATGAACACGCCTGGCCCGAGATACTTGAGGCAGTGCTCAAACGGGCCCGTTGCTCCGAGTAGTGCGGCGACATGAACGACTACCACGCTAGCGAGCCCGATCGCTGCCAGTGCGAGGAAAGCAGAAATCAATACGGCCATAACCTGATCAACGGAACCAGAACAACGTATCACCAAGCGTCAACCGGCGATAGTAGCCCCTATTACGAAGTTACGGGCCCTTGCTCGTGAGAAACAGGAGCGCCAGCCCCAGGAAGAACACCCCGCCCTCCAGGCGCGTCGACCAGGCGTGCAGGCGGTTGAACTCGACCCGCCGCGGATCGTCCTGCGGGACGTCGTCGATCTTCACCATGTCAGCGCGCAGCGCCTGCATCTTGGGCGAGATACCGAACTGCGAAGCCACCGTCAGCGCCAGCATCAGGTAAACCAGGAGATGGCGCACGGCGAAGGGATTCGCCGAGCCGCGCACCAAGTAGGAGTAGGTCATCGAGCTGGCGGCGAAGATGACGCCCGCCACCATGCCCATCCAGTGCAGCGCCGCCAGCGAGCGGGTCACCACCGTGCCCGCCAGGTGCCGCGTCGGCAGAACACTGAAGACGGTGGGGGCCACGACAAAGGAGAAGAAGATCAGGCCGCCCAGCCAGACCACCAGCGAGAGCAGCATCAGGAAGCGCAGGATCGCCATAAAAGTTCAGAGTACAGAGTGCAGAGTACAGAGTACAAAGCGCGTAGCGCATAGTCCATAGCGCACAGCGCAGGCCGTCTCCGCTTTGAACTCTGGACTCTGTACTCTGGACTGCTCAGTACTTCACTTTCACCTTCTTCCCCGACGGGTCGTGGATCTTTTCCGTGACCGGGGTCAGCGAGAAGCTGCCCTTCTGCAACTTGGAGTAATCGGCGTCGGCGTAATTGTTGCGGATCTCCGCCATCAGGTAGCTGCGGCGGGTGGTGTTGTTGTCGTGGTCGCTCCAGAAGCTGGAGCTCTTGTCGCCGTATTTCTGGGTCATCAGCTGCCACACCCGCGGGGCCTCGCGGATGTCGTAGCCGGCTTCGTACATGTACTGCAGGCCGAGGCGGTCGGCCTGGTTCTCCAGCGAGCGCGAGTAGCCCTTCTTGATGGCGGTATCGATGAGCTGGGTGGCGGAGGCGATGGCCGAGTCGCCGGTGGCCGCGCTGCCCAGGATGCCGGCGATCTTCATCGCCGTTCGCGCCCCCTTGTGATACTGCTGCTGCCGCCAGGCGTGCCGCTGGATGGCGTGCGCGATCTCGTGCGACAGCACCGAGGCCAGTTGCGCCTCGGATTCGAGAATATCGAACAGCCCGGAATTGACCACCACCGTGCCGTTGGCCAGCGCGAAGGCGTTGGGCTCCTTGTTCTCCACCAGGAAGAACCGGAACGGGATCTTGGAGGGATCGCTCTCCGGCATCGCCCGCTGGTACAGCGGCACCAGGCTGTGCCCCAGCTCCTGGATATAGCGCTGCACGTACTGGTTGGGAATGATCTTGAACTTGCCCACCCCGTTGATGGTCATCTCCCCGGGCTTGAACTTCTGGAAATCGGGGTTCTTGCCGAAGGGGGTCAGCGCTTTCCACATCTTCACCTCGCCGGGCTCCAGCTCGTTGCGGGTGAATTCCAGGCGCGACGCGGCCAGGCTGCCGTCCGCCTGCCGCGTGCCCTCGTAGGTGAGCAGCATGTTGGGGTGGATCTCTTCCAGCGATTGCAGCGGGCGCAGGCCGATGTCCTCGTCCTCTCCGGTCGCGCTCTTCTGGCCTGATTTTTTCAGCGCCTCGCGCTCGGCGTGGCTGGGGCGGAAGACGACCTGGGTGGCGGGCGCCAGCCGGATCTGCTGGCCGTCGGCGAAGAACGCCCCGCTGAAGCTGCCGTCGGGCTGCTTCAGGATCTGGGGCAGGCGGTCGATCACCGCCGTGCGCTTGAGCCGCTTCCCCTCGTCGAGGAAGACCTTGATGGACTGCGCCCGCAGCTCGCCGGTCTTCTCGTCCAGTTCGCCGGTGATCTCCAGGTCGGTGCCGACGCGGATGTCCTCGGGCTTGAAACCCTCGGGAGCGGCATCGTGGCCCTCTTTCTCGAAACTCAGGGCGAGGCCACCGCCGGTGATCTTGTAGTCCTCGATCTCGAAGCTGGTCGGCGAGGTCACCGCGGTCACATAGCCGCGGATCTTGACCGTCTTGGCGGACGCGGCCGTGGCCAGGGCCAACACCAGAGAGAACACTAAGGCGATTCGACGCAGGGCAGGCATGGCAATCCTCCCGTGCCTTGGGGCACCCCCAATGAAGTTGCTGGGATTCTAGCACCGCGGCGCCGCCACGCGGGCCGCCGTCCTCTAACGGCTGTCGCGGACCAGGTTGGCGATGGAACGGGCCAGCTTGCGAGTAGCCGAGGTAGCCGCCCCCTGGTCGTAACGAAGCTGCGCATTCACCGGGGAACGAAAGACTTCCTGCCCGCTGGCCTTGTCGATCAAGAAGACCTCGGACTTCACCCCGGCCTGGTTCTGCGCGCCGCTATAGCCAGTGATCTTGACCTTCAGTTGCACGACGCGCTCGGCTCCAGCGGAGGGGACAGCGTCGTCCACGTGGTCCTCTACCCGATGGAACGTGTGCAGCGCCACCAAGCCGTGCAACAACTGCTGGCGCAGGTCGGGGATCAGTTCATCGGGGAGCTTCTGTCCCTGCTCATTGCGCGTGTTCTCGATCTCCAGCAGCTCCAGGGCGGAGAATCCGCGCAGGGCGCCGGGGCGGTCTCCCGCCACGGCGCCCGGAATGAGCAGCAGCAAAGCCAGGATGGCGATCTGGGCGCGCATGGCTACCAGTTGTCCCGGATATGCTTGGCGATCTCCTTGGACAACCCCTTGACGGCGCCCTCGGTGGATTGGCCGACTCCGATGACCCGGCCGTCCGCTTGACGTTGCCAGATGACCTCGCCAGTCGCCTTGTCCACGAATTCACAGAGCACCACGATCTTGCCTTTGCCGGCTCCGAAGCCGACGATGACCCGCGCCGCTTGGCTGCCGTGGGTGAATTCGGTCACCTTACCGCGCAGCACCAGCACCCGCTCGCTGGCCGGCGCCGGGACCCCGGGGTCCTTGAAGTCGGCGACCCGGCTGAAGAGGTGGAGTTCGATCGCGCGCTGTACCACATCCTCGCGGATCAGAGGCAGCCAGCTCTCCGGCATCGGGTCCTTGGTCTCGTACTTGGGGATGTCGAAATTCTCGACTTCCAGCGCGGTGAAATTGTGGAAGGCCAATTTCGGTTTTTGATCGGCGCACAACGTCGCCGAGAGAACCACAAGAATGGGAATAAGCAATATGGCACGGCCCTTCATAGCGCCTCCTTGATTCGAGGGGCCTTCTTAGGAACAAGGGAACGCTAGCGCCGGCCGAAACCGACCGTCAAGGACATGGCGCGGAATATTTGCTAGACGGGGACGGGCACGCTCTCCACGATCTCGCGCAGGATCTGCTCCGCCTGCTCCGATTTCTTAAGGGTCGAGGAGTAACGCGCGTTGACCACCACGCGGTGGGCGAAGACCGGCACGGACAGGCTCTTGAAGTCCTCGGGGGTGCAGAAACTCCGGCCGTCGAGGTAGGCCATGGCCTGGGCGGCGTGATAGAGCATCAGCGCGCCCCGGGGAGAGACCCCCAGGGTCAGGGACTCGGATTCGCGGGTGCGGCGGACGATCTGCAGGGCGTAGTCGGCCAGCGCGTCGTCCACCCGGACGTTGGTCACTTCCTGCTGCACCCCGGTGACGTCGGCGGCGCTCATCACCGGGCGCACAGTATCGAGCTGGGCGGCCCCCGCCTCCGAGCGCACGATGGCGCGCTCGCTCTCCATCTCCGGATAGCCCATTTGCACCCGCATCAGGAAGCGGTCCATCTGCGATTCCGGCAGCGGATAAGTCCCGTGGTGCTCCACCGGGTTCTGGGTGGCGACCACCAGGAAGGGTTGGGGCAGCGGGTGGGAATGGCCGTCCACGCTCACCTGGCCTTCGTTCATCGCTTCCAGCAGCGCCGACTGGGTCTTGGGCGTGGTGCGGTTGATCTCGTCGGCCAGCAGCACGTTGGCGAACACCGGGCCGGGCTTGAACTCGAACTTCTGCTCGATGGCGGAATAGATGGAGATGCCCACCACGTCGCTGGGCAGCATGTCGCTGGTGAACTGGATGCGCTGGAAGCTGCAGTCCAGGGCCCGCGCCAGGGCGTGGGCCAGCGTGGTCTTGCCCACCCCGGGTACGCCCTCGATCAGCAGGTGCCCGCGGGCGAACACCGACACCAGCGCCAGGCGCACCACTTCCTGCTGCCCGCGGATGATCTTGCGCAGTTCCGACTCGAGTTGCGCCGCCTGCGTGGCTTTCGCCGGCGTGGTGGATGGATTCATCTGCTTTGAATTTTAACCGCAGAGGACGCGGAGGACGCAGAAGAACAAAGAAATTTCGGCCACGGATCTACACGGATTCGATGGATTTGTTCGCCCGTCTTGATTCGTGTGATCCGTGAAAATCTGTGACCTTGTTTTTCTCCGCGCCCTCTGCGTCCTCTGCGGTTGATCTTTCAGTATTGCAGCTCCGCCGGCCGGCCGGTAAGCCGCTCGATCCGCTTGGCGATGGGCGGATGGGTCGAGAACAGGCTGGCCAGGTCCATCCCCAGTAGCGGCTGCACGATGTACAGGTGCGCGGTCGCGGGCGACGCCGCCATCGGGATGCGCTTCGAGTAGGCGTCCAGCTTCTGCAGCGCGCTGGCCAGGGCGTACGGATTGCCCGTGAACTCGGCCCCGGTGTGATCGGCCTCGAACTCGCGGGTGCGCGAGACCCAAAGCTGGATGAGCATGGCCGCGATCGGCGCCAGGATCAGCATGAACAGCCCGCCCAGGCCTCCGCCGCGGTCGCGATCGTCACGACCACCAGTGCCACTGAACAGCGCGCCCCAGTACGCCATGCGAGCGAGCACGGTGATGGCCCCGGCCAGGGTGGCGGCGATGGAGCTGGTCAGGATGTCGCGGTTGCGGACGTGCCCCAGTTCGTGCGCCAGCACGCCCTCCAATTCCTCGTCGGTCAGCAGGCGCAGAATGCCCTCAGTGACCGCCACCGCCGCGTGCGCTGGGTTGCGCCCGGTGGCGAAGGCGTTGGGCGAGTCGGTCGGGATCACGTACACCTTGGGCATGGGCAGGCCGACCTTCTGGGTCAGCCGCTCCAGCACCTCGTACACCCGGGGCAGCTCGTCGCGGGTGACCGGGCGCGCACCCGAGGTGGCCAGCGCGATCTTGTCGGAGAAGAAATACGTGACGAAGTTCATCACCCCGGCGAACACCAGGGCGTAATACAGGCCATTCTGTCCGCCCAGCCGCTCGCCGGCGAGCAGCACCAGGCCGGTCAGGAGTCCCAGCAGGGCCGCCGTCTTGAGTCCGTTAGCCATAGATTTCCTATCTATGTAGATGCTAGACCCGGGTGAGGGATTCGGGAAGGGCGGACGCTGTTAGGGCACGCCTTCAGGCGTGCCGAAACGACTCCTTCCCCTGTTGTCATCCCGAGGGAATCCCTTCAGGGATGACCGAGGGACCTTCGCGATGTTTGCGGCGGCAGGACAGCCCGGCGGAGGGACGGAAGTCCCGACGCTTCGTTAGACTAGCGGCAGCACTGGAGAGTGATGAGGGACCGTCGGCGCGGCTACGTCAGCACCGGGATCGTGATGCCGATCTGCGTCGGGGCGGCGCTGTTCGCCCTGACCACGTGGCTCGGATTCCACACGCCGGCGAACAGCCGCTGGCATTCCTGGTTACGCTGGCCGTGGTGGGCGGAGGCCCTGAGCGTGCTGGCCATGCTCGCCTCGTTCATTGCCATGGCGGGCATCGATGAGGCCCGCCGGACAAGAAGTAACGGTAGAGACACCCGTCAGGGCGTCTCCCATTATCATTGAGATCCAGCTCAGCTCTTCTGCCGCGAGGCCGCTCGCTGGATGGTGACATCCAGGGCCGCGCGTGCGTTGTCGTACTCGGCTTGCGAGATGCGCCCCTGGTGACGGTCCAGCTCCAGTTGGAACAGCTCCTCTTTCAAGGCCTCGAGCAGGCGGTTTCCTGGCTCGCGCGCCGGTGCGCTCGGCGGCCGGATCAGCGGTGGCGGCAGTTCGCGGCCTATGGCAGCCGCGACAGGAACCTCGGCCGCCTGTGAGCCCGGCCGGCTGGTCACCCAGAAGGCTCCGACCGCCAGCACCACCGCCAATCCTCCGAGGATGAACCAACGATACTGGTGCAGCGGGTCCGGAGTTTCTTCCGGTGCGCCCAAACCCCCGCCGGGACGGCCGCGCTGCCCGCTCTGCGAGCTCTGGGCTCCACCACCCATCTTCCCGCCCGAGCCGGCGGACGCTTCTTCCGTTTCCTGGATCTGCCCGGTGCCGGAGATGGTGAAAGCCAGCTTGTCGCCGGGCTTGATGCTGCTGGAGACGCGCACCTCAGCGCCGTTCTCCCCCGGCATAGGCTGGAACTGCGCCCCCGCCGCGGGCTGGAATTTCATCGACGACGGCAGCATCACCACCAGGTGCTCGAACGAGAGCAATGGCCGCGGCGTGATGGTCGCCTGCCCGGAATAGGGTACGTGGTACGACACCTGGAAGCGGGTCTCGCCCGGACGCAGCGGGAAGATGAAGGCGTAGCGGTCCTTCTCTTTCTGGGGGACGGGAGCGGAGTTCACCGGCTGTCCGTTGGGACCCTGGGCCAGCGAAGTCTCCACCTGCGCGCCCTCCGGCAGATAGAACTCGAAGGCCTGGTCGCTCATCTGGGTGCGGGGCGGCGCCGAGGTGTTGCGCACCGCGAACAGCTCGGTGACCTGCAGGGTCCCGCTCACCGCCTGGAGG
This genomic interval carries:
- a CDS encoding DUF4149 domain-containing protein; the protein is MAILRFLMLLSLVVWLGGLIFFSFVVAPTVFSVLPTRHLAGTVVTRSLAALHWMGMVAGVIFAASSMTYSYLVRGSANPFAVRHLLVYLMLALTVASQFGISPKMQALRADMVKIDDVPQDDPRRVEFNRLHAWSTRLEGGVFFLGLALLFLTSKGP
- a CDS encoding M48 family metalloprotease — translated: MPALRRIALVFSLVLALATAASAKTVKIRGYVTAVTSPTSFEIEDYKITGGGLALSFEKEGHDAAPEGFKPEDIRVGTDLEITGELDEKTGELRAQSIKVFLDEGKRLKRTAVIDRLPQILKQPDGSFSGAFFADGQQIRLAPATQVVFRPSHAEREALKKSGQKSATGEDEDIGLRPLQSLEEIHPNMLLTYEGTRQADGSLAASRLEFTRNELEPGEVKMWKALTPFGKNPDFQKFKPGEMTINGVGKFKIIPNQYVQRYIQELGHSLVPLYQRAMPESDPSKIPFRFFLVENKEPNAFALANGTVVVNSGLFDILESEAQLASVLSHEIAHAIQRHAWRQQQYHKGARTAMKIAGILGSAATGDSAIASATQLIDTAIKKGYSRSLENQADRLGLQYMYEAGYDIREAPRVWQLMTQKYGDKSSSFWSDHDNNTTRRSYLMAEIRNNYADADYSKLQKGSFSLTPVTEKIHDPSGKKVKVKY
- a CDS encoding DUF4410 domain-containing protein, with the translated sequence MKGRAILLIPILVVLSATLCADQKPKLAFHNFTALEVENFDIPKYETKDPMPESWLPLIREDVVQRAIELHLFSRVADFKDPGVPAPASERVLVLRGKVTEFTHGSQAARVIVGFGAGKGKIVVLCEFVDKATGEVIWQRQADGRVIGVGQSTEGAVKGLSKEIAKHIRDNW
- a CDS encoding MoxR family ATPase encodes the protein MNPSTTPAKATQAAQLESELRKIIRGQQEVVRLALVSVFARGHLLIEGVPGVGKTTLAHALARALDCSFQRIQFTSDMLPSDVVGISIYSAIEQKFEFKPGPVFANVLLADEINRTTPKTQSALLEAMNEGQVSVDGHSHPLPQPFLVVATQNPVEHHGTYPLPESQMDRFLMRVQMGYPEMESERAIVRSEAGAAQLDTVRPVMSAADVTGVQQEVTNVRVDDALADYALQIVRRTRESESLTLGVSPRGALMLYHAAQAMAYLDGRSFCTPEDFKSLSVPVFAHRVVVNARYSSTLKKSEQAEQILREIVESVPVPV
- a CDS encoding zinc metalloprotease HtpX yields the protein MANGLKTAALLGLLTGLVLLAGERLGGQNGLYYALVFAGVMNFVTYFFSDKIALATSGARPVTRDELPRVYEVLERLTQKVGLPMPKVYVIPTDSPNAFATGRNPAHAAVAVTEGILRLLTDEELEGVLAHELGHVRNRDILTSSIAATLAGAITVLARMAYWGALFSGTGGRDDRDRGGGLGGLFMLILAPIAAMLIQLWVSRTREFEADHTGAEFTGNPYALASALQKLDAYSKRIPMAASPATAHLYIVQPLLGMDLASLFSTHPPIAKRIERLTGRPAELQY